From the genome of Astyanax mexicanus isolate ESR-SI-001 chromosome 3, AstMex3_surface, whole genome shotgun sequence:
TAGGTGGCGGTACCGCACCGAGTCGCGGATGTTCGCTGTTTAAAACCCAGTCGGGAGATGAAGACGTCACCAAACTGGCCCTGACACCGATACAGGGTTGCCAGTTTCGTGGTTTTACCCtcttaattgttgttttttttttctttatagtggGGGTGAACAAAAACAGAGTTTGACCATAACACATGCTTTTTTAAAATGCCTGCTATTAACATGAAAGTAAACTTTTTAAGtaatagttaaaataaaaataatattacaattattgggaataaaatgaaaaatagcaaTACTAATAACAATGTCCTGATAAACAAAACGGTTAAAAATTAGTATAAATAATATAGATATTAATATAACTAAATAGTAAAGTCCTCCTTTAATTCTGTTATTGTTTTATCTCAAATATTTATACTTATTTTGAAACTTTTTTCTAAGCTGGGCGCGTTTTAGACAGACTTTGTGCTGGATACATTTTTTTGTCTTCAACATGTTTCTTCAACAAGTAAAAAGAGGCACAAATGTAAACACATTCAGTTTAAGAAACATGGTACATACTCTTCCCAGAGGTacatatgtaaaaaatgtaaaaaaaaaaataaaataataataataataataaataaaatacattacactgttatatttaaagtatttaataatTACTTAAGAATATTCCATAACCAGAATGTAATTGTTAAGAAGAATTGTAATTTGTAGTTTTAACCATTTCAGATGCTACATTCATTACAATAGACAtcctgtattttctttatttttaaatgttttgatgCCCCTAACAGTTTTTGAGAGCTGCTGTTCATCACAATagagaccatgaaccagccaatgaaaagttTATAAACCAGTGAAACAGTAGCTTTAGCCGCCcattgcactggaaaaacagcagATTTGTACTAGAGCCATTAGggcaaagtaacagctcatttttttactacattaatgtgatttagaacaccttttacttgttttttttttttactgttaagggatggtttattaaataaaaagatcaatatgaaatataaaatattacacacaggcttccaatgcaatggaaattaaaataaactgttaaatatttgatttaattggTGTCTCCGGGTGGTTCAGTGTTCTAAGTGGCTGCTACTATGATCGAGCGattgaatccctgtcatgcagcttgccattagcttgaccagatatatttgtaaatatacatAAATTGATTTTATAGTTAAATATTAGAGTTTTCTTTTATGTGccttacagacagaaaacagcattcttatttttttccaatcacTGTAGAAAATTTATGTCTAAAAAGGTTAATGTAATCTTAACAGCAGGATTTTATtcctggacctggcaaccctgctctgACATCACCGCAACACTCACATTCAAGATGGCGGAGAGTCACGTCTGCAGTTGTGTGTTGTAAATAAAGTATCCGGTTAAATCAGCTGAACTGTGTTCTGAGCTCAGAGCGGGGGAGAGCAGTTAAACACAGCGGGCTCGGAGAGATCGGGACGCGGCCGGTTCTCTCAGCGCGGAGCGGCGGAGAGGATCTGAGGTGAGACTCGGCTCTTTATTATAAAACCCAGTTTAACTCCCGATCACTCAGAGAGCCAACCGTACAGCCCagctctcagactctctctcccTGTTACTGAAACAAGTCTCTCACAGCGGGAGCTGAGGCCTGTTCACCTACATTAATCAGGTACCTAGCTAACAAATGAGCTTGATAGCTAACTTTGTGTGttgagggaaaaaaaatcttcttacacgaattttccattccaccttaaatggagcagTCTGAGCAACGAAGCGGCGCTAGACTGTAGTGTTCACTGGTGTaccatttttaaggtggaacgggaaagtctAGTAAGAATCCAACTTCTCTCTTAATTTTATGAAaacagatagctagatagatagataacaggTTATGTTGTGTTAAAACGTAAACTAAAATGGCTGTTattttgtagaataaggtctacAACATAAAAAGTCTAAAATGCCACacgcaaaacaaaacaaaacaaaacgtaACTTGATTTTAGCTAAcaagtaaatacagctctgggaaaaaagagaccactttaaaatgatgcgtttctttgattttaccaaattgaaaacctttagaatataatcGGGAGGAAGAgtgatgatcacaagctatcaaacaaaactgcttgaatttttgcaccaggagcggcataaagttataaaAACGGGGTTgtaaactggtggaggagaacatgccaagattcatgaaaactgtgattaaaaaccagggttattccaccaaatattaatttctaaactcttaagactttatgaatatgaacttattttctttgcattatttgaggtctgaaagctctgcatcttttttgttatttcagccatttctaatttttttgcaaataaatgctctaaatgacagtatttttatttggaatatttcaatatttcaaatactcaaacatatatctataaatcagagaaactgatttagaaactgaagtggtctcttgagtttttccagagttgtatatggtGAATAAATTCAGAATCTCTGTAATTCTCTTTCTTCCAGTAGAAATTTAAGATATTAAGATTGTTACCAGTAAAATATCAAATACACAGCTCTGTAAATTGGATATCTTGCTGTTTTGTGACTAATCATGTTCCCAGGATGACTCGCCCTCCTTTAATAACAATGACTAGTCATATACTGCCATTGATTTGCATGGAAATATGAGTGAATCATTTCTCGTCCATAATTAGCTTGATATCAGTAACTTGTATCAGTATCTGAATTCTGACTGGTACAAAGGATTATTTAAGGAATGtctattttattgtaatatttatttataaaaagtattttcatattttacacttttactcaacTGGAATATGTTATGATGATGTGATGTTTGCACTGGGTTTATTATAAAAGCTTCTGGGAGGATAAAGGGGGGTgcttactatttattaaaaaatctaGTCTTtaattaagtaagtaaattatAAGGGATACAATAGCTTGTACATCACTTATAAATTGATGTTTGTTTACAAAcaaaaacgtatatatatatatttttattttataaatatatcgTTTAGCCATAATATTTGCTGTTATATATTAAGATATGAAATTTatttataacaataaataatatttgtaTGTTAAACACATTGAACACTGTTGATCAATatgtaaattacaaaaatatcagaCATATCATATACACGGGAAAGTTGTAGGCAAGAAAGAAAAtatgtgtttaaaagttaaattgGAGTAGTGAGAGGGATGTGGGTATTGAATTTTTGGAGGAAGAGTTCCAGTGGCATGGAGAAAGACGTGTGGGTGAGGAAAGGCTGTTAGAAATTTAGTTACGGAAACAAAAAGTAATGTCactagtatttatatatatttatctaaaatTCCACATCTCAAGCAGGTAAAACTTGAAATCTATATGGTTCAAATCTGCATTGTACTGTTAACTTTActttttgattgtttttatttaGCAGAATTTTTTTTACTTGACCTTAACTTCACCATACTGTCTGTTATTTTTCTGTGCAGGAAAGCTCCCCTGTGAAGTTATGAGGGATTGTTCATAAGCAGGAGCGGTGGcggcgtgtgcgtgtgtgtgtgcccgCGGGATGGAGAGCGACTGCAGGATCCCGATGGCCTGTCTGAGACCCAAAGTTCTGGCCCTGCATGCACTCTTCTGGGGCCTGGTGTCTCTCCGGTTAGTCCATAAGATTGCTAAAGGCTGTGATTTTAGGCTGATAAGTCTGGTTTCCGTCTCTCGGAAATTTCCCTCTTAAGGGCAGATCAAGAGCACAACAGGAAGTGTGGATTCTCTATAAATTTATGAGTTGTGATGGTTATCAGTGaccttttgctttgttttttattGTGCTTTCAGAGTGTTTGGGGCAGCACTTCTAAGTGAAGAGAAGACCACAGGTATGCATACATGTTCTTTTGATGTTCAGTAATCAGTTCTCACAGTCACTAAGCAAATTTAAAGGGAGATTGACAATTTGGCTCTTAGAAAATGTGCCTAAAATATGCATTATTTTACAAATGTAACTgcagtacaaataaaaacaactttTGGTACTCTGTAATACCTGGATTATATAATCAGTATAAGTATTGGGATTCCTGCTCATTCAttgggtattaaaaaaaaaagtttcccctAAATTCACTCACTaccccacctcatctccaacttcccaactcatcccagaagtattGTATGGAGCACCAGCATACCATAGAAAACAGATTAACTGCTCTATAGCCCAATGCTGGAGACTTTATACCCCTGTAGCCTATGCCTACAATTAGGAATGGTGCCAATGGGTTaatgtatatctttttttttttttttttgccggcaCTTTTTTAAAGGACTAGACGTTCTGAGTTTATGTATCTTTTTTAGCAATGGCTGCCACTAAATGCCAAGTTTTCACACCATTTGGACTTACAGTGTAGATAATTAGCTGGGTAAATTGATAAATAGATTATTTCACTTAAATCAAAATTGGTACTAAAAGTTttgatatttttctatttttgctaattatgtgTCTTTATTTACAGCAACAAAGGCTGCGGCCGTGCCGTGCTGGCAAGTGGAAGAGTTTGTAGTTGCTTCAGACTGCACCTTCTGTGCAGATTTCCAATCagtaagtatatatataatgcctTTATATGCCCCGAGTAGGTTTTCAAGTTAAATGATAAATTGTAAATAACTTGAGATGTCATGCTTGGCTGTGTCTGCTTTAATGAGTGTTCCAGGCTCTAATACTTCCGTTGGCCTCCTTCATAATCTTTCTAGATTTTGATACCAGCCTGCAGCGTGACAGGATATGTGGAGAAGATTAACTGTACCAAGTCCAGCAAAGACGAGTACAAGAGGTAAGTTGTAATCTGCTCTGTGTGTTGTTCTTTCCTTAATCCTTGTTTTCTGGTTAGTCATGTGGCCAAACTGATCCAGTATCATTAGCAACTGTCACGTTCCAATGAATTATAAAATTTTCTGATTTGTTTGTTCCTAGCTGCCGCTCTGCAATGATGGAGGAGCACATATTCTGGAAGTTTGAGGGCGCTATGTTGGGGCTTACAGTGATCTTTGCCCTGCTAGTGGTTGCCCGGCAGCGCTCCTTAGACCGACAAGCCTCAGAAAAGGTTCGCAGGCAGATAGAATCCATTTAGTATTCTGAACTATATTAAGATCTGTTGCACAAATCTGACCAGGAGGTTCCATTGCTCTGAGGTTACAGCTAAGGTCAGCtttatacagtgttatacagtgtTTAAGCACTGCTGTACTAACCAGTCCACATCCCAGGTTTCTGATTCAGCAAGATTTTTGATCACTAGAGACACTGCACAAAATCTGACACATCTCTCTGGATGGACATGATGGTCTTTTTCATTCTGACATTTAATATGGATGACGACCCATATGCAACCACGCAAAATTGACCTTTTCCACAAGGTTATTCAGGCTATGCTACAGTGATGCTGTTTTAACTGTGAACCTGTAAATGATTGAAATAGTAGAATCAGCATCCATATAGAACAAGGGATCAAACTTGGACATAACATGAGAATATGAAAAACGACTGACAGATCCTGGACAGTTTCTTTTTCTGTGCACACATCATATGTAAGGCTGGCAAAATGTGATCTC
Proteins encoded in this window:
- the jtb gene encoding protein JTB, which encodes MESDCRIPMACLRPKVLALHALFWGLVSLRVFGAALLSEEKTTATKAAAVPCWQVEEFVVASDCTFCADFQSILIPACSVTGYVEKINCTKSSKDEYKSCRSAMMEEHIFWKFEGAMLGLTVIFALLVVARQRSLDRQASEKVRRQIESI